A genomic stretch from Halalkalibacillus sediminis includes:
- a CDS encoding phage head-tail adapter protein has translation MRKFEYKPPRVHSGELRTPVKFYEAEPNEGPLPGSNIQQDPIYEAWAEIDEVWLRDVELAKSNGTLSDVTVIIRDPLADFIPSNKHYVEIDAPEYKGQLFNVKQAQPDMQHKDFINVIAELRS, from the coding sequence ATGAGAAAGTTTGAATATAAACCGCCTCGTGTCCATTCAGGTGAGCTAAGAACACCTGTGAAGTTTTACGAAGCTGAACCAAATGAAGGGCCGTTGCCAGGGAGTAATATTCAGCAGGACCCTATATATGAAGCCTGGGCCGAAATTGATGAGGTATGGTTACGAGATGTCGAATTGGCTAAATCCAATGGTACCCTTTCAGACGTGACCGTGATCATCCGAGATCCATTAGCTGACTTTATTCCATCGAATAAGCATTACGTTGAGATTGATGCCCCCGAGTATAAGGGGCAACTTTTTAATGTGAAACAAGCTCAACCAGATATGCAGCATAAGGACTTTATTAACGTGATTGCGGAGTTGAGATCATGA